The DNA region gtgggggtacaccactgtttgggcgcacgtcggggcttagaagggagggagcaccatttgactttttgaacgcaagattggctggaatcaatggtggcgccatgttgcgtttggagacccctgatgtgcctaaacagtggaaacccctcaattctaacttcaacactaaccccaacacacccctaatcctaatcccaactgtagccataaccctaatcacaaccctaaccccaacacacccctaaccacaaccctaaccccaacacacccgtaaccctaattccaaccctatccgtaaccctaaccacaagcctaatcttaaccctatttccaaccctagccctaattccaaccataactctaattccaaccctaaccctaaggctatgtgcccacgttgcggattcgtgtgagatttttccgcacgatttttgaaaaatctgcaggtaaaaggcactgcgttttacctgcggatttccagtgttttttttgtgcggatttcacctgcggatacctattgaggaacaggtgtaaaacgctgcggaatccgcacaaagaattgacatgctgcggaaaatccacgcagcgtttctgcacggaattttccgcaccatgggaacagcggatttggttttccataggtgtacatggtactgtaaacctgatggaaaactgctacgaattcgcagcggccaatccgctgcggatccgcggccaaatccgcactgtgtgcacatgccataaccctaaccctacccccaaccctacccctagttctagttctaaccctagttctaaccctaaccctagtggaaaaaaatatatatatattttctttattttattattgtccctacctatgggggtgataaaggggggggtttatttattatttttttattttgatcgctgtgatagaacctaccacagcgatcaaaatgtactttgccggccggcagattcggcgggcgcactgcgcatgcgcccgccattttggaagatggcggcgcccagggagaagagggaccgacttcgggaggctcggtaagtatgagggggtggtggggggggtggatcggagcacaggggggggagcgaaggaccgggggagcggacaggagcacgggggagcggacagggggacggaggggggtaccggacagaacggaggactggggaggagatcgggggcggtggggggggggggggcagatcatgatttccagccatggcagatgctattgcagcatcggccatggctggattgcaatatttcaccattttcataggtgaaatattgcaaattgctctgattggctgttgcactttcaacagccaatcagagcgatcgtagccacgtgggggcaaagccaccccccctgggctgaagtacaactccccctctccctgcagatcgggtaaaataggagttaaccctttcacccgatctgcagggacgcgatcattccatgacgccacataggcgtcatgggtcggattggcaccgactttcatgatgcctacgtggcgtcaaaggtcgggaaggggttaattaaaatagGACCCGTACATAATACTTGCTGGACATCAGGGGTGTGTAGTTGTGACTGATGTCAGATTGCGTGGCAAACTATCTACATTACATTGTAataagccacctttttctttggagCCAAATTGTACAACTAGATGACATCAGCAATGCCGTTTCTACATAACGCGTGTTAAAAATGAATGACTCTTGTTGCATAATATCTGAGTGTAGCAGCGAGCCTGTGAGCTTATGACCGATATCCATGCCTATTGCTGTGTTAATGCTTCGTTGATCTGGTTAAATCTCTCCTTTCTTTCTGTTATGTTTGTGCAGCAATGACCACTATCGCCGTGGTTATAGTGGCTAAATCATAACCTAAAAGTCACTATTTATTTTGCCAGCATGAAATAAGATGGGAACGAATTATTTTCTTCATGGGTCACatgacctttttttaaaaaaaaataaataaataaaataaaaataaatttccctATACTCGACTCAATAATACACACTTGGCTCCTGCAGTTTTCCAGGTCTTTGTCTTGCACGTGCCCCCATCACTTAGTAGTGAAGCCAGTAGTTGGCCCCCGACAGCAGGGGCCACTGATATCGGCAGCTTCTAACCAAAGATTGGATAAAaagatgatttatttatttttgttcagataatatttattaataattgtATTTGTTGATGATGACAGAaatatttgtatgtttttttttttatctccatgTTATAACAAAACTCTGTACTGAAACAGATGTGGCAATTGATGTCGTAGTTTTCTATAGGATTGTTCCCATTCTTCTGGTGCAGCAGTTGTTGCCCTGGACTTTTCAAGGAACCAGATAAGAAAACGCCACATGTTAAGGGGAACCTGTCGGCCCAATTTTGTAATGTatagtaaagacatggctgtaatggcacTGTCATACTGGTTACAATGTTACCTTTGGTAATCGGCTTTGtggttctttaatcaccatttgtcgTGTACTGCTAATTAGATttgggtgcacaggggccggactgtgcatggGGCCTTCTCCTCCCCATCTGTGACTCCCCGGCCCCCTCTGCCTGCTTCCTCCTATGTGAAGGGGGATTTCAAACAGAGGAGGCAGGTtactacaaaaaaaaagaaaaaaaaaaaaaaaaagcagtgaccTGTTGCATAAAGACTGGAGGCAGGGGGAGGGGAGGGGAAACACCGAACCGTAAACCGAAGAAACCTTAGAGATGAAGGGCATGTAGAAAATGGCACAGTATGTACCCGGTGTGAACAAAGCTCAAGAGGTATATGCACACTGTGTCACAGCTGTCTTTTCAAGGTTTATATGAACTTGCAACCTTCACAGGAATCCGTTACACAAGAAATATTAATATAAAGTTACATGACACAAGTCCTATGTAAAACATCAGccaatacccccccccccctccatttcTCTTATACATGATTTGATACTACTTGCTTGTTGATGGAATATGTGATGTCTTGTTAAATGCTATTCCTGTCTGTTTTTTCTCTTCTGTGCAGCTGTATCGCCAAGGATATGTTCACTCAGCTGCTGCTGCCAACATGGCTGCTatgtctgcagcttacccaggaaCGTCCATGTATCTGCCTATGGCTCAGACGATGCCAGTTGGACCCATGACTTCCTCTCTTCCCATGGCTTACTACCCCATTGGCCCAGTGTATCCCCCAGGTTCCACACTCCTAGTTGAAGGTGGATATGATGCTGGTGCAAGGTTTGGTGCAGGAAGTTCAGCAAGTGTGCCAGTAAGTTTTCTGCATAATGAATGTATGAATAGAAGTTAGGACGGGCCTGCACTAGTTTTCTGCTGCCATTGCTGTTGCTgtgttttagttatttattttttaatctttgTTTTCTCACATGATGCAAGTAGCGGTGTTGCTGGAaccgtaaggctgtgtgcacacgttgcagatttttcgcgtttttttccgctataaaaccgcaaaaaaaaagcatacattatgcatcccatcatttagaatgaatttcgcaatttttgtgcacatgatgcgttttttccgcgaaaaaaacacatcgtggtaaaaaacacagcatgttcattaattttgcggattttccattatagaatgcattgggaaatgtctggaAAAGTCCGCAAGAAAAAAAactcgcaaaaaacgcatgcagatttcttgcagaaaatgtccagtttttctCAGGAAATGTcttcaagaaatcctgaacgtgtgcacatagcctaatgctgcAAAccacttaaagaggttttcccacaaacaagtaAATTTTAGTCAGAATCTTTATTatttaagttccacaattggatgtgttttaaaaaatttttttattaatgtgcccttgctgtgtactgtgtaattaaactgaaataaatgaactggagtataagttggtatgcatgcaaaataggagcatgttcacactggtcaaAGCCGATGATGGAAACCAAGCAatagtgtatataaatacatagggTACTTGGTAAACAccgtttttgatttaaaaaaaaaaaataaatgaaataagtcATCCCACCAGCGTCAGTGTACCCAAATTCAGGATGGTCTTATCCTCTAGTAACCTCTCTTTTGCAGGCATACCAACTTTAAAAGTAAATGATGACGcaaacaaatttttatttattttctttttttcttttttttaccttttacaatTTATGAAGTGATTACATTTTTTTGCGTTTGGGATCCCCATATTTGGATTGAACTGGAGAATCGTGTTACTTATGTCATTCTTTACCACACAATAAACGCTACAAAAACTCCAAAAAACAAAGGCAAAATTGCAGAACTTTTTTATTTGCCATTTCActggattgtaattttttttttccttcattttccatttcattagcttgtaaaaaaaaaataataatttgtggtGTTATTCAAAACTACTCCTTGTCCTGCAGCCAAccagccctcatacggctatgtcaGCTGAAAAGTAAAAAGACGTTACGACGCTTAAAAAAgggatgaaaaaaatgaaaattgtctgGGGTTAGAAGTGGTTAAAGGTTTAGGATATAAAATTCATGGCCACAGTCAGGAGAAGGAAAGGGCTCGTGAGCGCCACCTCCCATTTATTGCAGTACTCCACACTGCCTGGCCCAGGTCTGGGGATGAGCTGCAGCACCACACGCGGCGTCACTGGTCAGCAGCTGCAGTGAAGTAAAATAAGGCAAATGCTTCACTGGCAGTAATCTACCAAAAATAAAATGTGACCGTATCCTAAAGCCGGTAGCCGCTGAGTGTTAGTTTGGCCGTCTATGTTGGTAATTATCCACATTCTTTAACTAGAATTTAAGAATGACTCGAAAcgcgtcagcacagaatgactgtccaaaccaagtacaggcgtgcGGGGCTTCACAACGTGGCAGAATGTTTAAATACACCTCCCCACCTGCTTGGCTGCTTTCTATCTCTCCCCTTCTCTGATTCGATGAAGCAAGATCTGTCAATCAAATAAGAGGTGAAGAATGGAGATAGATGGAAATCGAGCAGGtgtgaaggtgtatataaatgctgGCTCCGCTATGAGGCACTTTGTTGACTTGGTTTGACCAGTCATCCTGTGCAGATGGAGCCCCCTTTTAAAGGGCCTGTCACATGTGATCTGTGGGCAACGTGTGTATGCCTGTGAGTCCAGTGGGTGCTcatactagtgattgacagctatcagtGCATGCACAGTTATATGGAGAAGGCTGTCAATCACTctttaggaccgcccactggattcGTATACATAcagacaccagggatttcaataaaATAGAATGTATCCCCCACAATAATGTATATCAATCAGATCATCCATTCCTACCTGCAGATCAGATATCATTTTTAtcatgacaggtgccctttaaatctgATGCACGTCTGTTTACAATCTGTACAGTTTTTGATGATTTTGGTTCTTCTCTTTCAGCCTCCACCTCCTGGCTGCCCTCCCAACGCAGCTCAGCTGGCTGCCATGCAAGGTGCCAACGTCATAGTCACACAGAGAAGAGGCAACTACTTTATGGGGGGCTCAGACGGAGGTTATACCATGTGGTGAGGAGGATCCGCAGGCACCAAAGGGGGGGGGTATAAAGTAACAAAATGAGAATACAAGCGGGCTAATAATTTTGTACAAGGATTGACATCTCTGCGTGAGCACTCCCCACAATGCTCTGCTTTAGAATATTAACCCAGGATTGAAGTTTAGAAACAAGGCTGTGGGATGTCTGCTTGGTGCTTCGTACTCCTGCTGGAAATCCTTTATacagaggaaaaaaaattgtaaaaaatataaaaaataaaaaataaaaaaaaaagctttacatCCCTTTCTACCACTTCCTACCTCCCACTCACTTCTCTTCACCCTTTTATTATAATTAAACGTGCTGATAGGATCTTTGTATTAGGAAGGGGTATAAAAGAATTCCACTTTGAAGGTAACTTGGAGCTCAGCAGGTTGTTTGGCTTTGTTGCTAAGACAATTTATTTTCTGCAATATCTATAGAAAAGGACGTATATATTTTGGAGCGAAAGTAATTTACACAAAGCGTTTATCGCATCCATGTTGTTTTTTTCAGACTGTCAAGTGCCTGGACGGTACCACAAAATGACTCCTTGTAGACATGGCTGCTACATCTTGTGCAGTTGTAACATTTAGGTCTGTGCGGACATTATGGACTGTCGTAGTCTCTCCAGACATTTGCTGCTTTGGTCAGTAGATGGCGTAGGACCACTGTACACTTGCGGAGGTCGGGTTTTTATTTCATACCGTCTATTATTTCAGCGTCCAGCCGTGGTCCCTGGGTATGATGGTCGTTCTTTTCACACATTTTTTGTAATGTTGTAAATGTTGGTATTAGACATTttcagaaaacaaaacaaaaacgctGTAGTTACGGTCAAGGAAGTACACTGCCTTGTAGGAGCTGAAGGATGATCAGCAGCTCCAAAGCTTCTGAGAACAGGCAGTGAATGgctcttgggtccagtactgataaATTCCAGTACTCTAGCATTACCAGTACCTGCATTATCCGAGTGCTGCTTTCATGTCTGATCTTGCAAGTTCACTATCAGAGAAAAGACAATAATCTGATTAGAAGAATTTTACCTTTTGAGCTTTGATACATTTTATATAGAGATGAATGGGGAAAAAGTAGCATGACAGCTGTTATTTTATTGAAGTCCTCTCGCAGCCGTATAAACCTCATTCCTAAGGGCTCACGCAGCTTTGAAACTTGTGTGACGTCCCAAATCTCTACTCGGTGTGTAAATTAGTCAGTGTGGACCTCACTTATTTTATCAATACGGCACATTTACACTTCATTTTGCCATTTTCATAGGCGGCATACATCGGGGGATTATTCTTGCATACCTCCCACAGACGTCACGGCATGCTTATACAGTGCTATCTATAACCCATAAGCTCCCATAGGAAAGTATGCAGCacagaatccttttttttttttttttttttttttgatgcctCTGTTTGGAATTGTA from Ranitomeya variabilis isolate aRanVar5 chromosome 3, aRanVar5.hap1, whole genome shotgun sequence includes:
- the DAZAP2 gene encoding DAZ-associated protein 2 → MLIVRSCGSAARGRCSRRYMYVVTSVQSAHNTIRKWREAEVESSSTTTRKTQTVHGTGDMNNKEQYPTPPAYPTQAPNTQSAYPPAAMHLSQAPQYTDAPPAYSELYRQGYVHSAAAANMAAMSAAYPGTSMYLPMAQTMPVGPMTSSLPMAYYPIGPVYPPGSTLLVEGGYDAGARFGAGSSASVPPPPPGCPPNAAQLAAMQGANVIVTQRRGNYFMGGSDGGYTMW